The Elusimicrobiota bacterium region ATGAAGCGAATGAAGCATTTGTAGAAGTCTAGAATATATAAGGAGAAGAACAAAACAGTATGGCTGACAATTTTTCGTTCGACATTGTATCAGAAGTAAACCTTCAGGAAGTAGATAATGCAGTTAACCAGGCATTAAAAGAAATTTCGCAGCGGTTTGATTTTAAAAACAGTACGGCAACCATAAATTTTTCGCGTACAGAAAAAAAATTAACGCTTGTCGCGGAGAACGAGTTCCGCCTGAAAGCTTTACGCGAAGTATTATTTATGCGCCTTGCAAGCCGCGGGATATCGCCTAAGTCGTTGGATGTAAAACCGTTTGAAGGTTCTGCCGGGATGACAGTCCGCCAGACAATAGAACTTATCGTTGGTATACCCAAAGAAAAAGCGCGCGAACTTGTAAAAATTATTAAAGATTTAAACCTACGGGTACAGGTGCAGATTGAAGACACAAAAGTGCGGGTCTCCTGCCAAAAAAAGGATGTACTCCAAACAGTAATCGCGAAACTCAGGGCTTCCGCGTTTTCGTTACCCTTGCAATTTAATAATTACAGGTAAACCGGATAATTATCACTTCCCGCATTTCGGGCATTTAAGCGCTGACGGGCGAAACCCTGATTTATGCGGGATCTCGGCTTTACAGTGGCTGCAGATAATTGTAGGTTCACCTTTTTGCGGATCCAGCGGGCGCCCATCCGCGTCTTTCAACGGTTTACCATCAAAAAAATTATTTTTTTTGGTTGGCTTCTGAAAATTACGTTGCATAAAAAATTCCTTTCTTTAACTTAAACACTATTTAAACACATACCCTGTTTGTTTTGCCCATAACAAAAGGTCAAGATGGCTCATCGGGATCTTGATTTTATTCGCCCACCCGCGCAGTTTGTCCTCAATCCCGAGATACGTTTTACGGGAGGACACACCGTTTTTTGGTACTGCGGGTATAACTTTATACTTCACAAGGTTTCTCAGGATATGCACATCAAGGATCGCGAGGTTATGCCCTAACCCGATATTCCTCAAAAAATGGCTTGCTTCCTTATACCCTATACCCTTAACATTCTGAGCGAACCACTCACGGGCTGCGAGTATGTTTTCAGTATCA contains the following coding sequences:
- a CDS encoding YajQ family cyclic di-GMP-binding protein gives rise to the protein MADNFSFDIVSEVNLQEVDNAVNQALKEISQRFDFKNSTATINFSRTEKKLTLVAENEFRLKALREVLFMRLASRGISPKSLDVKPFEGSAGMTVRQTIELIVGIPKEKARELVKIIKDLNLRVQVQIEDTKVRVSCQKKDVLQTVIAKLRASAFSLPLQFNNYR